A window from Vulcanimicrobium alpinum encodes these proteins:
- a CDS encoding Uma2 family endonuclease — protein MAVVFRPLSPPDDEEMLALHGLNPGYRVERLADGSLLVSPNGALGSARNAELTRQLGNWHHARRTGKIFDSSAGFVLPDRSLFGPDGAYVSEERWSVLSRARQEKYFTGAPDAAFEVVSQSDERAQQLAKCASFALQGSALVVLIDPYRRTVDVWREGAQAELGDIAELDCAPVMPAFVLDVAAIVAG, from the coding sequence ATGGCCGTCGTCTTCCGGCCGCTCTCCCCGCCGGACGACGAGGAGATGCTGGCCCTGCATGGACTCAACCCCGGATACCGCGTCGAGCGGCTCGCCGACGGTTCGTTGCTGGTGAGTCCCAACGGCGCCCTCGGCAGCGCGCGAAACGCCGAACTCACGCGCCAACTCGGCAACTGGCATCACGCCCGGCGCACGGGGAAGATCTTCGACTCTTCTGCCGGCTTCGTGCTTCCCGATCGTTCGCTGTTCGGCCCCGACGGCGCGTACGTGAGCGAGGAACGCTGGAGCGTGCTCTCGCGTGCCCGCCAGGAGAAGTACTTCACCGGCGCGCCCGACGCTGCGTTCGAGGTCGTCTCCCAAAGCGACGAACGGGCGCAGCAACTTGCAAAATGTGCGTCGTTCGCACTTCAGGGAAGCGCGCTGGTCGTACTCATCGATCCCTACCGCCGGACAGTCGATGTCTGGCGCGAGGGCGCCCAAGCGGAGCTCGGCGATATCGCCGAACTCGACTGCGCGCCGGTGATGCCGGCGTTCGTCCTCGACGTCGCCGCGATCGTCGCCGGCTGA
- the ubiE gene encoding bifunctional demethylmenaquinone methyltransferase/2-methoxy-6-polyprenyl-1,4-benzoquinol methylase UbiE: MDKALYVREMFAAIAPRYDRANRLLTAGIDEAWRKRAVAELAAPKGGHVVDLCCGTGDLVFHLLRTDPSLTVTGVDFTVPMLDGARARAPREDAGGRATFVEGDVTQLPFADATFDGATMGFSMRNVVDIVATLKEARRVLKPGTRFVNLDVTKPPNPLVRRAFGVYFYGLVPLIGGLVGGSKRAYTYLPNSLTNFPDADGLAERFRIAGFRDVRYLRLGAGAIAAHVGFA, encoded by the coding sequence ATGGATAAGGCCCTGTATGTCCGCGAGATGTTCGCGGCGATCGCACCGCGGTACGACCGCGCGAACCGACTCCTTACCGCAGGGATCGACGAGGCGTGGCGCAAGCGTGCCGTCGCCGAACTCGCGGCCCCCAAGGGCGGGCACGTGGTCGACCTGTGCTGCGGGACCGGCGATCTCGTATTCCACCTGCTGCGGACCGATCCCAGCCTGACCGTCACCGGCGTCGACTTCACCGTTCCGATGCTCGACGGGGCGCGCGCCCGCGCGCCGCGCGAGGACGCCGGCGGCCGGGCGACCTTCGTCGAGGGCGACGTGACGCAGCTGCCGTTTGCCGACGCGACCTTCGACGGTGCGACGATGGGCTTCTCGATGCGCAACGTCGTCGATATCGTCGCTACGCTCAAGGAGGCGCGACGCGTCCTCAAGCCGGGGACGCGTTTCGTCAACCTCGACGTCACCAAGCCGCCCAACCCGCTGGTGCGGCGCGCGTTCGGCGTCTACTTCTACGGCCTCGTCCCACTCATCGGCGGACTGGTCGGCGGATCGAAACGCGCGTACACGTATCTCCCCAACTCGCTGACGAACTTCCCCGACGCCGACGGCCTCGCGGAACGTTTCCGCATCGCCGGGTTCCGCGACGTGCGCTACCTGCGGCTCGGCGCGGGCGCGATCGCCGCGCACGTCGGGTTCGCCTGA
- a CDS encoding polyprenyl synthetase family protein, with the protein MLHRAQPGRDLYALVENFFRNDFQTENELITEAVRRMLDAGGKRLRPRFALLAAEAVGGDAAEHLRLAAFMELIHVATLIHDDVVDNADTRRGVNATAVDFGNRVSVLAGDYLFAWIFKNVTAEYAHPIPHVLSATLADITDGEVLQLRALGDLETTFANYVEVATKKTASLFAASAECGALAAGASPFAVKALRDFGTAYGIAFQMRDDLLDLTADEATLGKPVGNDLRERKMTVPLVLALESGDREFRSDVERFFAEDDDTRERIAGIVAGIGIHGGLAKTEAALAGYLERAKQSLAPLGNAPARTELAALADALL; encoded by the coding sequence ATGCTGCACCGCGCGCAGCCCGGCCGCGATCTCTACGCGCTCGTCGAGAACTTCTTCCGCAACGATTTTCAGACCGAGAACGAGCTGATCACCGAAGCGGTGCGGCGGATGCTCGACGCGGGCGGAAAGCGGCTGCGCCCGCGCTTCGCGCTGCTCGCGGCGGAGGCGGTCGGCGGCGACGCCGCCGAGCACCTGCGCCTCGCCGCGTTCATGGAACTGATCCACGTCGCGACGCTCATCCACGACGACGTCGTCGACAACGCCGACACGCGGCGCGGCGTGAACGCGACCGCGGTCGACTTCGGGAACCGCGTCAGCGTCCTTGCCGGCGACTATCTGTTCGCGTGGATCTTCAAGAACGTCACCGCCGAGTACGCGCATCCGATCCCGCACGTGCTCTCCGCGACGCTCGCCGACATCACCGACGGCGAGGTGCTGCAATTGCGGGCGCTCGGCGATCTCGAGACGACGTTCGCGAACTACGTCGAGGTGGCGACGAAGAAGACCGCCTCGCTCTTCGCCGCCTCGGCCGAGTGCGGCGCGCTTGCGGCGGGCGCCTCGCCATTCGCGGTCAAGGCCCTGCGCGACTTCGGGACCGCGTACGGGATCGCGTTCCAGATGCGTGACGACCTGCTCGACCTCACCGCCGACGAGGCGACGCTGGGCAAGCCGGTGGGGAACGACCTGCGGGAGCGGAAGATGACCGTTCCGCTCGTCCTCGCGCTGGAGTCGGGTGATCGGGAATTCCGTTCCGACGTCGAACGTTTCTTCGCCGAGGACGACGACACGCGCGAGCGGATCGCGGGTATCGTCGCCGGGATCGGCATCCACGGGGGGCTCGCCAAGACCGAAGCCGCCCTTGCCGGCTACCTCGAACGGGCGAAGCAGTCGCTCGCGCCCCTCGGAAACGCCCCGGCCCGCACGGAACTCGCCGCCCTGGCCGACGCCCTCCTCTAA
- the rsmI gene encoding 16S rRNA (cytidine(1402)-2'-O)-methyltransferase, translating to MGLVFVPTPLGNLRDITLRAVDTLRDASLIVAEDSRVTRRLLNALAIGTKEIWTYHDHNARTATPAILERAREGDVAVVSDAGTPGISDPGSALVAAAREAGIGVEVLPGPAAFVCAAVLSGFDLRRFAFAGFPPRSGGARRAAFREALGETTVWYEAPHRIRAALADLAAAAPDRRVFLVRELSKLHEQQVLGTAADVNRAIADPIRGEFVFVVEGGARESAGAAADGGAASAQDDAAIDAAIDALLAEGLSTSAIAKRLADEGRGERRHLYARVIERRAQDA from the coding sequence ATGGGGCTCGTGTTCGTACCGACGCCGCTGGGCAACCTTCGCGACATCACGCTGCGCGCGGTCGACACGCTGCGCGATGCGAGCCTGATCGTCGCCGAAGACTCGCGCGTGACGCGCCGGCTGCTCAATGCGCTGGCGATCGGAACGAAAGAGATCTGGACGTATCACGACCACAACGCCCGCACCGCGACGCCCGCGATCCTCGAGCGCGCGCGCGAGGGCGACGTCGCCGTCGTCAGCGACGCCGGGACGCCGGGGATCAGCGATCCCGGCTCGGCGCTCGTCGCGGCGGCGCGGGAGGCCGGGATCGGGGTGGAGGTGCTGCCGGGGCCGGCGGCGTTCGTCTGCGCCGCGGTGCTCTCCGGCTTCGATCTGCGGCGCTTCGCCTTCGCCGGCTTTCCGCCGCGCAGCGGCGGCGCGCGGCGGGCGGCGTTCCGCGAGGCGCTCGGCGAGACGACGGTGTGGTACGAGGCCCCGCACCGGATCCGCGCGGCCCTCGCGGATCTGGCCGCGGCCGCGCCGGACCGGCGCGTCTTCCTGGTGCGCGAACTCTCCAAGCTGCACGAACAGCAGGTGCTCGGAACGGCCGCCGATGTGAACCGCGCGATCGCCGATCCGATCCGCGGCGAGTTCGTCTTCGTCGTCGAGGGCGGTGCGCGGGAGAGCGCGGGCGCGGCGGCGGACGGCGGCGCCGCGAGCGCGCAGGATGATGCCGCGATCGACGCTGCGATCGACGCGCTGCTCGCCGAGGGTCTCTCCACGTCGGCGATCGCGAAACGGCTCGCCGACGAAGGCCGCGGCGAGCGCCGCCACCTCTACGCCCGCGTCATCGAGCGCCGCGCGCAGGACGCGTAA
- the tatC gene encoding twin-arginine translocase subunit TatC — MLAERPVGAREPDAEWDQKEMPFTEHLRELRNRLAICVATVLGLAVLLLWPAQQAIRPLTRLYFGDKVVLHAFGPTDAVWAIFKFAIYGAIVLGLPMLLYQIWMFVVPAVHPKTRRAVYSYIAPSFGLALAGVAFAHVFVIPRVVSALIGITSSIADPTFGIESTINFVLLLFLAFALVFQTPVVMLLLARIGLVNSTMLRTYRRYIIFGMLVTGGVLAPDGNPATMMLIATPMYVLFEAAIWLIVFMEGRWKREAEA; from the coding sequence GTGCTCGCCGAGCGCCCGGTCGGCGCGCGCGAGCCGGACGCGGAGTGGGACCAGAAGGAGATGCCGTTCACGGAGCACCTGCGGGAGCTCCGGAACCGGCTGGCGATCTGCGTCGCGACCGTGCTCGGCCTGGCCGTGCTCCTGCTGTGGCCCGCACAGCAGGCGATCCGCCCCCTGACGCGCCTCTATTTCGGTGACAAAGTCGTCCTGCACGCCTTTGGGCCGACCGACGCGGTGTGGGCAATCTTCAAGTTTGCGATCTACGGCGCGATCGTGCTCGGCCTGCCGATGCTGCTGTATCAGATCTGGATGTTCGTCGTGCCGGCGGTCCACCCGAAGACGCGCCGAGCGGTGTACTCGTACATCGCGCCGTCGTTCGGCTTGGCGCTCGCCGGGGTCGCGTTCGCGCACGTCTTCGTGATCCCGCGCGTGGTGAGCGCGCTGATCGGGATCACCAGCTCGATCGCCGATCCGACGTTCGGCATCGAGTCGACGATCAATTTCGTTCTGCTGCTGTTCCTCGCATTCGCGCTCGTCTTCCAGACGCCGGTGGTAATGCTGCTGCTGGCGCGCATCGGTCTGGTCAACAGCACGATGCTGCGCACCTATCGGCGATACATCATCTTCGGAATGCTCGTGACCGGCGGCGTGCTCGCGCCCGACGGCAACCCCGCAACGATGATGCTGATCGCGACGCCGATGTACGTGCTGTTCGAAGCGGCGATCTGGCTCATCGTGTTCATGGAGGGGCGGTGGAAGCGCGAAGCGGAGGCGTAG
- a CDS encoding magnesium transporter CorA family protein: protein MIAKPREYRATPAISEEHESRCLIFTDGAGPRSLRNPAEISELLKDASTFVWFDLAEPTPDDLAMLKEEFSLHPTAVEDAALVHERPKVETYDDYLLVVLHAASLDADGQLIEHELAVFVGKNFVVTIRAHPVFPLDEIERRWTERSGVAYDPVSLLYVILDVVVDAYHPVTVEYDERLVGIENAVLGERKRTHPRLLLRRVLLFKRDLIALKRAVAPVRDILSTLLRSELTADRSMNAYFRDVADHAARVTDQIDSIRDLLNSTLDIHLSSEAHQQGEIAKQLTVIATIFLPLTYITGFFGQNFGWMVAGIQSPRSFWVIGVGSQVAAAIALVAYFRYKRWT, encoded by the coding sequence GTGATCGCGAAGCCGCGCGAGTACCGCGCGACGCCGGCGATCTCAGAAGAACACGAGTCGCGCTGTCTGATCTTCACGGACGGTGCCGGGCCGCGCTCGCTGCGCAATCCCGCCGAGATCAGCGAACTGCTGAAGGACGCGAGCACGTTCGTGTGGTTCGATCTGGCCGAGCCGACGCCGGACGACCTCGCCATGCTCAAGGAGGAGTTCTCCCTCCACCCGACCGCCGTCGAAGATGCGGCGCTCGTCCACGAACGCCCGAAGGTCGAGACCTACGACGACTACCTGCTGGTCGTGCTGCACGCCGCGTCGCTTGACGCGGACGGGCAACTGATCGAGCACGAACTCGCGGTGTTCGTCGGCAAGAACTTCGTCGTGACGATCCGCGCGCACCCGGTCTTCCCGCTCGACGAGATCGAACGCCGCTGGACCGAACGCAGCGGCGTCGCGTACGATCCGGTCAGCCTGCTCTACGTCATCCTCGACGTCGTCGTCGACGCGTACCATCCGGTGACGGTCGAGTACGACGAGCGGCTCGTCGGGATCGAGAACGCGGTGCTCGGCGAGCGCAAGCGCACTCATCCGCGGCTGCTCCTGCGGCGCGTTCTGCTGTTCAAGCGCGATCTCATCGCGCTCAAGCGCGCGGTCGCGCCGGTCCGCGACATCCTGAGCACGCTGCTGCGCAGCGAACTCACCGCCGACCGCTCGATGAACGCGTACTTCCGCGACGTCGCCGACCATGCGGCGCGGGTGACCGATCAGATCGATTCGATCCGCGACCTGCTCAACAGCACGCTCGACATCCACCTCTCCTCCGAGGCGCACCAGCAGGGCGAGATCGCCAAGCAGCTCACGGTGATCGCGACGATCTTTCTGCCGCTGACGTACATCACCGGATTCTTCGGCCAGAACTTCGGCTGGATGGTCGCCGGGATCCAAAGCCCGCGGTCGTTCTGGGTCATCGGTGTCGGCTCGCAGGTCGCCGCGGCGATCGCCCTCGTCGCGTACTTCCGCTACAAGCGCTGGACGTGA
- a CDS encoding Sec-independent protein translocase subunit TatA/TatB — protein MLGTTEIMLIAGAAILLFGVDKLPKLARSAGQAKKEFLVGQAEADLAAERARDEARRRVEGEVHAAEAATSVNGVGQPTVVPDPQTGAPGPTSVAPPRA, from the coding sequence ATGCTCGGAACCACGGAAATCATGCTCATCGCCGGCGCGGCGATTCTGCTCTTCGGCGTCGACAAGCTGCCGAAACTGGCGCGCAGCGCCGGACAGGCCAAGAAAGAGTTCCTGGTCGGTCAGGCCGAGGCGGATCTCGCCGCCGAGCGCGCCCGCGACGAAGCGCGCCGCCGCGTCGAGGGCGAGGTCCACGCGGCCGAAGCGGCGACCAGCGTGAACGGGGTCGGTCAGCCGACCGTCGTCCCCGACCCGCAGACCGGCGCGCCCGGCCCGACCTCAGTCGCCCCGCCCCGCGCGTAG
- the metG gene encoding methionine--tRNA ligase, whose protein sequence is MSKAAFYVTTPIFYISGTPHIGHAYTSIAADILARSARAFGPARALTGTDEHGQKVAQAAEAAGMSPQAYTDMLAPKWKELAAAYDCRFDDFIRTTEPRHAEACLALFERMRANGDVYQGVYEGWYCTNDETFWPEAKLIDGRCPNPECHRPVQWLSEQNWFFKLSAYRDRLLAHFRAHPEFVRPQTRYNEMMAVLEAGLDDLSISRSSFDWGIPLPGGGVIYVWFDALINYISALGWPADRDGLFATFWPATHLIGKEIARFHTLIWPAMLWSAGLEIPERIFAHGWILADGEKMSKSLGNVIEPFSLAQRFGADSVRYFLFREAPFGSDFSISVEKLRQRHNSDLGNDLGNLLRRSLAMLQKYRNGLVPEPAESAIGERFADLGTLVHEHVTAMRFREALDEIWNLVTALNRAIDEQKPWDLHKHGRGDELDALLYTLCEGLRWLAILLYPFMPSKSDAMWAQLGQTGTPEVRWDDALQWGTLGAGTQTDPGAPLFPRIEPEPVEA, encoded by the coding sequence GTGTCCAAGGCCGCGTTCTACGTCACCACACCGATCTTCTACATCAGCGGGACGCCGCACATCGGGCACGCGTACACCTCGATCGCGGCCGACATCCTGGCGCGCAGCGCGCGCGCGTTCGGGCCCGCGCGCGCGCTGACCGGAACCGACGAGCACGGCCAGAAGGTCGCGCAGGCCGCCGAAGCGGCCGGGATGTCGCCGCAGGCGTACACCGACATGCTGGCGCCGAAGTGGAAGGAACTCGCCGCCGCCTACGACTGCCGCTTCGACGATTTCATCCGCACCACCGAGCCGCGCCATGCGGAAGCGTGTCTCGCGCTCTTCGAGCGGATGCGCGCGAACGGCGACGTGTATCAGGGCGTGTACGAGGGCTGGTACTGCACCAACGACGAGACGTTCTGGCCCGAAGCGAAATTGATCGACGGCCGTTGCCCCAATCCCGAATGCCATCGTCCGGTGCAGTGGCTCTCGGAGCAGAACTGGTTCTTCAAGCTCTCCGCGTATCGCGATCGGCTGCTCGCGCACTTCCGCGCGCATCCGGAGTTCGTGCGGCCGCAGACGCGCTACAACGAGATGATGGCGGTGCTCGAGGCGGGGCTCGACGACCTCTCGATCTCGCGCTCGTCGTTCGACTGGGGGATCCCGCTGCCGGGCGGCGGCGTGATCTACGTGTGGTTCGACGCGCTGATCAACTACATCAGCGCGCTGGGCTGGCCCGCCGACCGCGACGGTCTCTTCGCGACGTTCTGGCCCGCGACGCATCTGATCGGCAAGGAGATCGCGCGCTTTCACACGCTGATCTGGCCGGCGATGCTGTGGTCGGCGGGGCTCGAGATCCCCGAGCGGATCTTCGCGCACGGCTGGATTCTCGCCGACGGCGAGAAGATGTCGAAGTCGCTCGGAAACGTGATCGAACCGTTCTCGCTCGCGCAGCGCTTCGGCGCCGACTCGGTGCGGTATTTTCTGTTTCGCGAGGCGCCGTTCGGCAGCGACTTCTCGATCTCGGTCGAGAAATTGCGGCAGCGGCACAACAGCGATCTCGGCAACGACCTGGGAAACCTGCTGCGGCGGTCGCTCGCGATGCTGCAGAAGTACCGCAACGGGCTCGTCCCCGAACCCGCCGAGAGCGCGATCGGCGAACGCTTTGCCGACCTCGGCACGCTGGTGCACGAGCACGTGACGGCGATGCGCTTCCGGGAAGCGCTCGACGAGATCTGGAACCTCGTCACTGCGCTCAACCGCGCGATCGACGAACAGAAGCCGTGGGATCTGCACAAGCACGGCCGCGGCGACGAACTCGACGCGCTGCTCTACACCCTCTGCGAGGGACTGCGGTGGCTTGCGATCCTGCTGTACCCGTTCATGCCGTCGAAGTCGGACGCAATGTGGGCGCAGTTGGGACAGACGGGGACGCCCGAAGTGCGCTGGGACGACGCGCTGCAGTGGGGCACGCTCGGCGCCGGAACGCAGACCGATCCCGGCGCACCGCTCTTCCCGCGCATCGAACCGGAACCGGTCGAGGCATAG
- a CDS encoding TatD family hydrolase, giving the protein MIDTHAHVHDRAFDDDRPAMLARARDAGVDAIVTVGCDVEDSRRACEAAERYGLAATIGIHPHEAKDAPAEIAAAFDALRERFGARVVAVGETGLDYHYDHSPRDVQREVLRAQLAYARARDLPLIFHQREAHDDFVAALRAGYDAASQRGIVHCFTGSSEEAAVFTGEFGLALGIGGVVTFKTAQPLRDAVRRAGLDAVVLETDCPYLAPIPYRGKRNEPAFVAETARVVAGVLGVDVATVTARSDANARRILALPVAA; this is encoded by the coding sequence ATGATCGACACGCATGCCCACGTGCACGACCGCGCGTTCGACGACGACCGCCCCGCGATGCTCGCGCGCGCACGTGACGCCGGGGTCGACGCGATCGTAACGGTCGGCTGCGACGTCGAGGATAGCCGCCGTGCATGCGAAGCGGCTGAGCGATACGGATTGGCGGCGACGATCGGGATCCATCCGCACGAGGCGAAGGACGCGCCGGCCGAGATCGCCGCGGCGTTCGACGCGCTGCGCGAGCGCTTCGGCGCGCGCGTCGTCGCGGTCGGCGAGACGGGGCTGGACTATCACTACGATCACAGTCCGCGCGATGTGCAGCGCGAGGTGCTCCGTGCGCAGCTCGCCTACGCGCGCGCCCGCGACCTCCCGCTGATCTTTCACCAGCGCGAGGCCCACGACGACTTCGTCGCGGCCCTGCGCGCCGGCTACGACGCGGCCTCGCAGCGCGGGATCGTGCACTGCTTCACCGGGAGCTCCGAGGAAGCGGCGGTCTTCACCGGCGAGTTCGGGCTCGCGTTGGGGATCGGCGGCGTCGTCACGTTCAAGACCGCGCAGCCGTTGCGCGACGCGGTCCGGCGCGCCGGGCTCGACGCGGTCGTCCTCGAGACCGACTGCCCGTATCTCGCGCCGATCCCGTATCGCGGGAAGCGCAACGAGCCCGCGTTCGTCGCCGAGACCGCGCGGGTCGTCGCCGGCGTGCTGGGCGTCGACGTCGCGACCGTGACGGCGCGATCCGACGCGAACGCCCGCCGTATCCTGGCCCTGCCGGTGGCGGCGTGA